One window of the Pelobates fuscus isolate aPelFus1 chromosome 12, aPelFus1.pri, whole genome shotgun sequence genome contains the following:
- the CDCA5 gene encoding sororin, which translates to MSAPRQRTRGSDTQPQTCITSPLKRRSHRKLSSSNAPEITSPLNSSLQRKVSNVNAPEMTSTLNKSCNRKLSNCIASETTSPLNISSQRKSSRTSASEKTSQLNRSSQRKSSSTSVLENTSPINRSSQRKSSTSNGPEMTSPLKRTLHGNLSSGNSPKRTSPPVRRSQEKLSSNHHPQENLTSKKISQNVFSVNTTSDSLMPVPIFRRPITAKKIMPRKTLPAIAAFVPVSTPKVITATATLRRSSRVSPQFGKENSFVKPPVLSKSVTEQSPSKLDILSPIPLNISLSPMKDDRDKLMSQKVRRSYSRLDMSLNGSSFLYSPTRNSSSDSSTPNSAAKSGRRSLFGFNTLLSSETPEEDLGKTTKRDSGDNRNTFNKSTGVSISVEEPDHNIPGVVLVKQKRRKRKIPLIEKSDLDEWAAVMNAEFDEAEKFDLFVE; encoded by the exons ATGTCTGCCCCGAGACAGCGAACCAGGGGCTCTGACACCCAGCCACAAACAT GTATAACTTCACCACTAAAGAGAAGATCTCATAGAAAGCTATCTAGCAGTAATGCTCCAGAGATTACTTCTCCATTAAACAGCAGCTTGCAGAGAAAAGTATCCAATGTCAATGCTCCAGAGATGACCTCTACATTAAACAAAAGCTGCAATAGAAAGTTATCTAACTGCATTGCTTCAGAGACGACTTCTCCATTAAACATAAGCTCCCAGAGAAAGTCATCCCGCACCAGTGCTTCAGAGAAGacttctcaattaaacagaaGCTCCCAGAGAAAGTCATCCAGCACCAGTGTTTTAGAGAATACTTCTCCAATAAACAGAAGCTCTCAGAGAAAGTCATCCACCAGCAATGGTCCAGAGATGACTTCTCCATTAAAGAGAACCTTGCATGGGAATTTATCCAGTGGCAACAGTCCAAAAAGGACTTCTCCACCAGTCAGACGATCACAGGAGAAGTTATCAAGTAACCATCACCCTCAGGAGAACCTTACATCAAAGAAAATATCCCAGAATGTGTTCTCAGTCAACACCACTTCAGACAGTTtg aTGCCTGTGCCTATATTCAGACGACCAATCACAGCCAAGAAAATAATGCCCAGGAAGACTCTG CCTGCCATTGCTGCCTTTGTACCTGTGTCCACTCCCAAG GTTATAACTGCTACAGCTACTTTAAGGAGAAGTTCAAGG GTTTCACCACAATTCGGGAAAGAAAACTCATTTGTCAAGCCTCCGGTGCTTTCCAAAAGTGTGACAGAACAATCCCCCTCCAAGCTGGACATACTCTCTCCAATCCCACTCAACATTTCACTATCCCCTATGAAAGATGACCGAGACAAGTTAATGTCTCAGAAGGTGCGACGTTCCTACAGCCGCTTGGATATGTCTTTGAATGGCAGCTCATTCCTATACAGTCCCACAAGAAATTCTTCTTCTGATAGTTCCACACCAAACTCGGCAGCAAAATCTGGACGCCGGTCTCTCTTTGGGTTTAATACACTTTTGAGTTCTGAGACACCAGAAGAAGACTTGGGAAAAACCACAAAAAGAGACTCTGGGGATAACAGAAACACATTCAATAAGAGCACAGGAGTGAGCATATCTGTTGAAGAGCCAGATCACAATATTCCTGGAGTGGTCCTTGTTAAACAGAAAAGAAGAAAACGTAAAATTCCACTGATAGAG AAATCTGACCTGGATGAATGGGCTGCTGTCATGAACGCCGAATTTGACGAAGCAGAAAAATTTGACCTCTTTGTGGAATAA
- the ZFPL1 gene encoding zinc finger protein-like 1: protein MGLCKCPKKKVTNLFCFEHRVNVCEHCLVANHAKCIVQSYLQWLQDSDYNPNCRLCNTLLSSKETTRLVCYDLFHWSCLNDLASQLPQNTAPAGYQCPSCQGPIFPPANLVSPVASTLREKLSTVNWARTGLGLPLIEEVETVDEVAAHDVTDYRDWSVVNSSSDHMPEAVERSSQSGYLYNSAPAAATQHGITGGTSQDHTVMIGNTGDDSVGMSAASIPRKVYDTRDVAKSEDTLIDFDDDKYRRRPTLSWLARILRNRSGSKARPTSTKQRFLIILIIGVLGFFTLILIMSKLGRASADNDPNLDPLFNPHIRVGQE, encoded by the exons ATGGGCCTGTGTAAATGTCCCAAGAAAAAGGTGACAAATCTGTTTTGCTTTGAACATCGCGTGAACGTGTGTGAACATTGCCTGGTAGCCAACCATGCAAAG TGCATTGTCCAATCTTACCTCCAGTGGTTGCAGGATAGCGATTACAATCCAAACTGTCGGCTCTGTAACACACTACTGTCCTCCAAGGAGACCACACGGCTTGTATGTTATG ATTTATTCCACTGGTCCTGCCTGAATGACTTAGCCTCTCAGCTTCCCCAAAACACGGCTCCTGCTGGATATCAGTGTCCAAGCTGCCAAGGACCTATTTTTCCCCCTGCCAACCTTGTAAGCCCTGTGGCCTCCACCCTGCGAGAGAAACTATCTACTGTAAATTGGGCAAGGACTGGGCTGGGCCTCCCTTTG ATAGAAGAGGTGGAGACTGTAGACGAGGTAGCAGCACACGATGTTACAGACTACAGGGATTGGTCTGTTGTAAATT cctcttCTGATCACATGCCAGAAGCTGTCGAGAGATCATCGCAGTCAGGATATCTGTACAATTCTGCGCCCGCTGCTGCCACACAGCATGGTATAACTGGAGGCACATCTCAAGACCATACTGTCATGATTGGAAACACAGGGGATGACAGTGTCGGCATGAGCGCAG CTTCCATCCCTAGGAAAGTATATGACACTCGAGATGTTGCCAAGAGTGAAGACACACTGATTGACTTTGACGATGATAAATATAGAAGAAGACCGACATTGAGTTGGCTGGCCAGAATACTTCG AAACCGTTCAGGTTCAAAGGCACGGCCTACCTCCACCAAACAGCGTTTTCTCATTATTCTAATTATTGGAGTTTTGGGATTTTTTACACTAATCCTAATTATGTCAAAATTGGGCAGAGCATCAGCTGATAACGACCCTAATCTCGATCCCCTTTTTAACCCACACATCCGTGTTGGACAAGAGTAG